Part of the Virgibacillus natechei genome is shown below.
GGATTATCTCATTGGGATTTGCGATATTACTATATGTGATGGTCAGTATTGAAACAAACACGGCAGAAAATGATAGTTCGTTTTTCCCTGCAGCTTCTGAAGAGATACAGACGCTTGAAGAGGTGCCAGTAGAAATACGTATAGATCAAGAGTCCTATGTTGTAAGTGGTGTTCCAGAGTATGTTACGGTTTCTCTAGAAGGTGTAGCCAGTGTCCTAACTCCAATCGAAAGGCAACGAAATTTTGATGTGTTCGTCGATCTGGAAGGGTTAGGAGAAGGCGAACATGAAGTAGAAATTGAGCATGAGAATATACCAACTGATTTATCCGTATTAATTGAGCCGAAACAAGCAGTAGTGACGATTGAAGAGCGAGCTACACAAGAGTTTCCGGTGGATGTTGATTTCATTAACACGGAAATGCTGGCAGATGGATTTGAACTTGGTGATTATGAAGTAGATCCGGGTGAAGTAAGCATCACGAGTTCCAGAAGCGTGGTTGACCAAATCGCGGTAGTAAAGGTATTCGTTAATCTATCTGAAGTGGATCAATCCATTAACAACCGCGAAGTGCCTATTAATGTGTATGATGCACAAGGTAATGAGTTAAATGTGCGTGTGGAACCTGAAAATGCTGTTGTTTCTGCTGAAATAGACAACCCAAGCCGTACAGTTCCAGTGAATATTTTAACGACAGGTGAGTTGCCAAATGGATATTCGTTATCTTCAATTTCGCCTGAAATGGATGAGTTGGAAATTTTTGGGACAACCGATGTATTGGATGAAATAGAGGAAATTTCCTCAGAGGAGATCGATTTGTCGGAAATTACAGAGTCAGGGACAGTTGACGTGAGCCTATCTTTACCAGATGGCGTTGCATCGGAAACGGGAGAAATAAATGTTGAGCTAGAAGTTGAGGAGCTAGAAGCCGAGGAAACAGAAGCCGAGGAAGCAGAAATTGAGGGAACACGAACGATGGAAGACGTTCCAATTGAACCAGAAGGCCTGGAAGATGGACAAGAAATCACATTTATTGATCCCAGCAGCCCAGAAATGGATATAACGATTGAAGGTGGCGAAGACGTTCTAAGTGAATTAACAATAGAAAATTTTAGTATATCTATCGATGTTAATGATCTGGAAGAAGGTGAACATACCTTATCTGTAACAATTGAAGGGCCAGATAATGTTACAATCACGGAAGAAGAATTTGAAGAAGTGACAATTGAAATGACATAATGCTTTAACGAAGATTATAGAAAAGAATGTAAATAATCGCTCTCACTTGGTTAAAGGTTGAATTGGATATAAAGGAGAGGTATAGCAATGGGAAAATATTTCGGAACAGATGGTGTGAGAGGAATAGCAAATAAAGACCTCACACCAGAAATGGCTTTTAAATTAGGACGTTTTGGAGGCTATGCGTTAACAAAAGAAACGCAAAAAGCTAAAATTATAATTGGCCGAGATACACGAATTTCCGGATATATGCTTGAAGGTGCGCTTGTAGCAGGCTTGCTGTCTATTGGGGCAGAAGTTATGCGTGTCGGTGTTATTTCAACACCTGGCGTTGCCTACTTAACAAAAGCTACAAGTTCACAAGCTGGCATTATGATTTCAGCATCACATAACCCAGTAGAAGATAATGGTATAAAATTTTTTGG
Proteins encoded:
- a CDS encoding CdaR family protein, which produces MDKWFESKWFVRIISLGFAILLYVMVSIETNTAENDSSFFPAASEEIQTLEEVPVEIRIDQESYVVSGVPEYVTVSLEGVASVLTPIERQRNFDVFVDLEGLGEGEHEVEIEHENIPTDLSVLIEPKQAVVTIEERATQEFPVDVDFINTEMLADGFELGDYEVDPGEVSITSSRSVVDQIAVVKVFVNLSEVDQSINNREVPINVYDAQGNELNVRVEPENAVVSAEIDNPSRTVPVNILTTGELPNGYSLSSISPEMDELEIFGTTDVLDEIEEISSEEIDLSEITESGTVDVSLSLPDGVASETGEINVELEVEELEAEETEAEEAEIEGTRTMEDVPIEPEGLEDGQEITFIDPSSPEMDITIEGGEDVLSELTIENFSISIDVNDLEEGEHTLSVTIEGPDNVTITEEEFEEVTIEMT